Proteins encoded by one window of Conger conger chromosome 1, fConCon1.1, whole genome shotgun sequence:
- the kirrel3l gene encoding LOW QUALITY PROTEIN: kirre like nephrin family adhesion molecule 3, like (The sequence of the model RefSeq protein was modified relative to this genomic sequence to represent the inferred CDS: inserted 1 base in 1 codon; deleted 1 base in 1 codon): protein MIALYLFLCLMEAATQAAYFSQQPQDQVVVAGQSVTLPCVIVGYRGMVQWTKDGLALGGERDLPGWTRYSLMGDALSGEHSLLIDAAELADDAVYECQATQAMLRSHRAKLTVLVPPADPVVEGGPVVKLKAHTPHNLTCRASGAKPAADITWYRDGEVQETAVYAKTLMEDGKRELAVSMLPIVPEDKDSGRTYTCRVVNPAAPAGRQTSVSINVQHPPAVTLSVQPQTVMEGAKVLFICSASANPEITGYRWSKGGVPISEANGDSLEVTVDHSYFTDPVSCEVSNSVGSTNVSTLVDVQFGPRLLSEPKPMVVDMGMDAAFTCSWTGNPPLTLAWTKQGSSVVLSNGNSLQLKAVTQEDAGTYTCKAIVPRIGVAERDVTLTVNGPPILMADATQHAVKSSXGKLECLVGSSPPPDKIVWTFGDVSLASGSSGRFTVQTVTSDRGVLSSLILSETLAQDFQLRYNCTAWNRFGTGTVLVTLKEQEAVPVLIIVGAAVGAGCVLLISVITLVSFCCRNSGKGKKVTRLSKSDIRVQIVHSDHNATRGNDDEEDVKEPMAPNSSESPGTSRTEHSDLLEEEEDERSDLKDPTNGYYNVRAQEDRHIRSGFSEYVPNARPVYTPSQLPSPSPLYGQHSATQPRIYDFSHRYATTTGGRSSYEQQQQQQQQQQQAAAAAYPTEPLYGGSAYLPATYGRAFTSYVKPAAAYEKVEGYEHSDQASKVSGSSRFSYASSQVSSQQSDYGRPSTQRMQTHV from the exons CGACCCAGGCGGCCTACTTCTCCCAGCAGCCCCAGGACCAGGTGGTCGTGGCGGGCCAATCGGTGACGCTGCCCTGCGTTATCGTGGGATACCGAGGCATGGTGCAGTGGACCAAAGACGGGCTGGCGctcggaggagagagagacctgccag GTTGGACGCGCTACTCCTTGATGGGCGACGCGCTGTCGGGGGAGCACAGCCTGCTGATCGACGCGGCCGAGCTGGCGGACGACGCGGTGTACGAGTGCCAGGCCACGCAGGCCATGCTGAGATCCCACCGCGCCAAGCTCACCGTGCTAG TGCCCCCGGCCGACCCCGTGGTGGAGGGGGGCCCCGTCGTCAAGCTGAAGGCCCACACGCCTCACAACCTCACCTGCAGGGCCTCGGGAGCCAAGCCTGCCGCAGATATCACCTGGTACAGAGACGGGGAGGTGCAGGAGACCGCAGTGTACGCCAAG ACTCTAATGGAGGACGGGAAGAGAGAGCTAGCCGTGAGCATGCTCCCCATCGTCCCCGAGGACAAGGACTCGGGGCGCACCTACACCTGCCGCGTGGTCAACCCCGCCGCCCCCGCCGGCCGCCAAACGTCCGTCTCCATCAACGTCCAGC ACCCCCCTGCGGTCACCCTGTCGGTCCAACCGCAGACGGTTATGGAGGGAGCCAAGGTCCTGTTCATCTGCTCAGCATCAGCCAACCCCGAAATCACTGGATACAG GTGGTCCAAGGGCGGGGTCCCGATCTCGGAGGCCAATGGGGACAGCCTGGAGGTGACGGTGGACCACTCATACTTCACCGACCCGGTGTCCTGCGAGGTGTCCAACTCTGTCGGCAGCACCAACGTCAGCACCCTGGTGGACGTTCAGT TCGGACCCAGGCTGCTGTCTGAGCCCAAGCCCATGGTGGTGGACATGGGGATGGACGCGGCCTTCACCTGCTCCTGGACCGGGAACCCGCCCCTCACCCTGGCCTGGACCAAGCAGGGCTCCAGTGTG GTGCTGAGTAACGGGAACAGTCTCCAGCTCAAAGCCGTCACGCAGGAGGACGCCGGAACCTACACCTGCAAGGCCATAGTCCCCCGGATCGGGGTGGCTGAGAGGGACGTCACTCTCACCGTTAATG GGCCACCCATCCTCATGGCGGATGCCACGCAGCACGCAGTCAAGAGCT AAGGCAAGCTGGAGTGTCTGGTGGGCAGCAGCCCCCCTCCTGATAAGATT GTGTGGACCTTC GGGGACGTGAGCCTGGCCAGCGGTTCCTCGGGTCGTTTCACGGTCCAGACGGTCACCAGCGACCGCGGGGTCCTCTCCTCGCTCATCCTCTCCGAGACCCTGGCCCAGGACTTCCAGCTGCGCTACAACTGCACCGCCTGGAACCGCTTTGGaacgggcaccgtgttggtcaCCCTCAAAGAGCAAG aggcCGTCCCCGTCCTGATCATCGTGGGAGCCGCGGTGGGGGCAGGCTGCGTCCTCCTCATCAGCGTCATCACCCTGGTCTCCTTCTGCTGCAGGAATTCTGGGAAAG gCAAGAAGGTGACACGCCTCTCTAAAAGCGACATCAGAGTCCAGATCGTGCATAGCGACCACAACGCCACGCGGGGGAACGATGATGAGGAGGATGTGAAGGAACCCATG GCTCCCAACAGCAGCGAGTCTCCTGGCACATCCCGGACCGAGCACAGCGACCttctggaggaagaggaagatgagcgCTCGGACTTGAAG GACCCCACCAACGGCTACTACAACGTCCGGGCGCAGGAGGACCGGCACATCCGCAGCGGCTTCTCGGAGTACGTGCCGAACGCGCGGCCGGTGTACACGCCGTCCCAGCTGccctcccccagccccctgTACGGTCAGCACAGCGCCACGCAGCCGCGGATCTACGACTTCTCGCACCGCTACGCCACCACCACCGGGGGGCGCTCCAGCTacgagcagcagcagcagcagcagcagcagcagcagcaggcggcggcggcggcctACCCCACGGAGCCGCTGTACGGGGGCTCCGCCTACCTGCCCGCCACCTACGGCCGCGCCTTCACCAGCTACGTGAAGCCGGCCGCCGCGTACGAGAAGGTGGAGGGCTACGAGCACTCGGACCAGGCCAGCAAGGTGTCCGGCTCCTCCCGCTTCTCCTACGCCTCGTCGCAGGTCTCCTCCCAGCAGTCCGACTACGGCCGGCCCTCCACCCAGCGCATGCAGACGCACGTTTGA